The genomic stretch TTAACTGAGGCAAAGTTTACCCTGTTTATGAGTTTACATAGTTGTGCTGGCATAGCTACATCTGTTAGGACTGAGAAAAAATTCACCCTTGAATTGCCATAAAAATGGTAGTCTGCCAGCAACCTTCCATCCCTGCCCCAGTACACTCCCAATCGAGACGTAACTGACAAGAAGGAGCCCTTTTTGCCTAAAAAGCTTGTCTCATTGAGCCAAAGTGTTTTAGCTGTGACTGTGAAAATACTTCATTAACGTAAACTGTCTCAGGTGGGCACAGTTGGAAGTATAGCTAAACCAGAAGAGGAACAGAGCCAAACTTTTACTATGTTGCCTACATATGGTACTGACTTGCCCGGGTCTTCTGCAGTTGTTGAAATCTGACTCAGAAATACCAGTGTGACTTCACTGTAGCTGCACTCCTGCAAATCCACAATGATAGCAGTTCAAAAGAAGAGTTTTCTGAGGTATTACCTAGAGTTCAGAGAGATTCCAGACTTAAGGAGGTGAATGAATTAGAAGTTATAATTACCAAGCCTCTGCCAGGCCCATCCACCAGATATGCATTGCCAAACATGGCAGACATCAGCAGAGGCACACAAAGAAATGCTGTGCCATGGCTAACACAAAATTACAcacttctgatttatttttgttgatgAGCTCAGATTAatttcagacactgaaatggCTCTTGCccttaattaaaaattattaacagaagcatattttttgtttcagtgaaaCATGGTTTGGCCTTCTGTCTGTAAAACTGCTGAGGACAACATGCAGTAAAAATAGTGGGGATGCTGATCTAGATTTTCAGAGGAGGTCAAATCTCatcatgttttgtttcatttggatGAGTGACTGTAGACTCCTTTGAAAACTTCTGTAATAGAATTTTCATGGATCATTATGTTATTGACAAAATTTTGTGGGAATAGTTTTGATCCTGAAAGAACCTGTCTGGGAATATAAAGCGGTATACAGATGTCCAAAGAGGACAAATTTAGGAGAAATAATAATATTTCATGATTTGGCAGacaataataattttctttggtATTAAATAAAGTAACAGATTTAAAGCTTGTAAATTAAACTATAGTCTGTCTTCTTACCATCAATCATGTGAGACACTGAACAAGGAAAATCCATGTTGATTTTACTCTTGTAAGTATGATAAATTCATATATTAAAATAGTGATTGTTTTGTAAAAGTTttgtaaaaatacataaatataactGGCATCAGCATTGCCAGAGGCTAGAACAAGGCTCTAAAAGCCAACTGAGGGATATAGATTGTTTCTCTTAAGTCTTTGTGGGAGTTAGCAAACCTGAAAATCTCAGTTTAAAATGGAAAGGTAGGCTTGTTGAAAGATTACTGCTTAAAGCTGCAGGACAATTAATATGCCTCATCCTTTCTGGTTACCTGTGTTAAATACCTTCTTTATTCCAAACAGTAGCCTTAATATTAAACATAACAAAATTTTCAGTGCCTGATGTTATCCGGGGAATCAAAGGCTTCAGAGCAGACTTGGAACAGCCCTAAGCATTTGATGCTTGAGAAAGTGAACAAATTCTACTATCCATGCAAAAATGCGccaacacaaagcagaaaaggaaaataaatcagactGTTACTGTCTGCATTACGTATGAAAAAGATTgcaaaaacagtgaaaagtttaatatttttatgaatatATGAAAGGAatagaaagctgaaaaaaaattctaGGAAAGACCATGCTGAATCaattgttttaattctttacaTCAGCTACTGTTGAAGTATTTTTTATACCACATTGGTATCGCCATACTTTAGTATGCATTAAAGTAATGAACAAAGCCCTTTAACTAAGAGGCCCCGTCTCTATTCTTTCAAAATTGGGAGGTAAAAAAAGTAGGTGAATTAGTTCTCTTGGTAGTAATCATTCCTATCGCGTTCTGGTTACATGTCTAGAAAATAATTAACAGGTTTTCTCTAATGCTTCCTAAAGATGTTGAAACTATAGAACAAATATTGACTGAGAGGCAGCAAAACTTGCCTGGACAGGAGAAAATAATGGCTTATGGAACTGAAAACTGTTTGCCAAAAACATAACAGAAATTCTGGAAACTCTGATTTAAAACTGATGTGAAAAGGGACAGATGTGGTGTGTACATGCACTCAGGTATTTGCAGGCTCCACATATGTCCTACCACCTTTGCTGTACCACACAAAAGTGCTCTTTGTCTTCTCAGAAATTTGCAGGGCTCCGGTTCCTGTTCCTGAGAGCAGACCATGAGATTGGCACCTGAGCCATCttttgggaaggaagagggaacCAGGCATAAGGACCTGAAGAAGTTCTGACATGACGAGACTTTCAGAAATGTCACCAGAAATTTGCAAGTATGATGTTTGCCACTGTTTAtcaggagaaaacaggaaaagaatttgtGGAGGAGGTGAAGGAAACAGGTCTGCACCTTGTAACTGGGTTGAGCATATTGGGCAAGAAGGACTTTGGACTGCAGCATAAAATCACATAGGAGGTGAATGCAGCTAActctcctccctgcagagaCAGAGTGCCTCTCTTCCTTTGTTCTCCCTGCACATGTGCACACCCCTTCTCCCAGGTGTGAGCTCTGCCTCTGGCTTAGGAAAACCAAAGAGAGGCATTTGTTCCTAGTGCCTGCTTGGCTGCAGGTGAGGGTCAAAGACCACCTGAGCCCATGGGAGTTATGCAAGACGTTGTTATGAAGAGGCCCTGCATGCCTACAGCATGCAACAGcccacctccctgctccctATCCAATGCTGGGGTTGTATCTCAGGGGGTTGCGAAACCCCGGGACTATATAAAGCATTCCCTGTCTGGGAGCCCCACCACTGCCATCAGCTTTTGGGCTCTCAAGAGGCTACAGGGACCAGCACTGTCTGTAAGGGATCCTGCTGTGTTGGGCTGGGGACAACTGGGTGCCTTGCCTGTGTATGCATCAGGGAAAGCTGCATGATGCCTGGGGATCTGTCAGGGcagccttcctcccttcctcagtTGTGTGACAGAGCCTGTTTCTGATGCTATTCTCtgtttgctgttgctgcagggacaggatggCCCATACAGAAAGAGCTCTGtcctggctgctcctgctggcacTGGCCTTGctaggcagcagcacagcacagcggGACTGCCGAGTAAGCAGCTTCAAAGTCAAGGAGAACTTCGACAAGAACAGGGTAaatcttctttttctcatgGATCTGTGATATCTTGCCTAACTCCTCTTCCCAGGCTACAAAATCTGGCATTCAGTAGCACCAGTGTTCACATTTTCACTCAAAGTCAcagactgaaaaacagcagaagtgtgTGATGTTGCCCACACCTCCACAGATGCTGGATCCTGGTGCATCTGGTAAGGAATACTGCAGAAACTGAGCTTTCCTGGTCTCGAACTGTAATAAAATGAGAGTTGTGATTTGGTTGTTTCTATGAAAAATTTATACTCATGTTTTCAGACATCACTGCAAGGAGAAAACATCTATACATAGATCTGACAAGATCTGCCAGTTGTTATCCTCTTCCCACCAAATTTCGCATTTAAATGCTGGAGAACTGCAGATACAAATAACATACAAACAGAATCAATTATTTATCTACCTAACTGTTGCAACAGCTAGATTTGTTTCCTAGGTACAACTTTGAGGCATGGTGTCAAATATCTGCATGTCCTCCACTCAGTAACTTCCCCCCCACCCTAGATTTTAATGTCTGTATGTAGTTTTCCATACTTCTAGGTCTAACTACaacctttcttatttctttacaGTACAGCGGCATTTGGTATGCCATGGCAAAAAAAGATCCTGAGGGGCTGTTTCTGCAGGACAATGTGGTAGCTGACTTCACCATAGATGAGAATGGACAAATGACTGCCACTGCAAAGGGCAGAGTCAGACTCTTCAAGTAAGCTGTTTGCAATCTTCCTCttattccttttcatttaaCTTCTCCTTCGCTTACTGGTGCTCTAATCCTACCTGCTGTCCCTGTGGTAGTCATGCAGTCACACTGAATCTGTGCTGTTAGGTTTGCATGTGATGTATCCTTTCTCTCTGGCCACAGCAACTGGGATGTCTGTGCTGACATGATTGGCTCTTTCACTGACACAGAGGATCCTGCCAAATTCAAGATGAAGTACTGGGGTGTTGcctcttttctgcagaaaggaaGTGAGTACTTAGCTGTAGAAGATGAAGAACAACTAGTTACATTGTATGTCCCTCCTGGGGAAGGGAAATATAGGTTTGGACTTCTTAAACACACTTAAAACATGTAATAACTATCATACAGCAAAGCCTTAATGTGAACAAGGTAAGCACTGTTTTTCATATGGATCAGCTGGTTGGCTTTCTTTAAACAAGTCAAGACCAGGCCTTTGTAtatctttctatttcttttgtttgttatCCAACAATATAATTGAAGGTCattggaaagaaatgaaaagcagatgaagTATTTTAAGTCTTTAGTTCAGAACTCAAGTTATCAATGCTTCTGTTCTCTCTGAAGAGCCTAATGTCAGACTTggccgagaaggagaaaaaattttGCAACTGTTATTTTGCTTGGTTTCATATTTTCAAATGTAGTGATTTAtctattttaagaaacaaatatGATCCAGTATatataaattcatatttttctgtcatctgTCACACCCTAGGCAAAATTAGTTTATTGAGCCAAGTAGAGATTCAGACACTTGTAGCTCAAGACATTTCCATGGATTGTTTCCAAGAGAAGCAGGTGGAATTTGGAAGTGATTTGGACTCCATTCTCTCCAAAGACACAGTTACAAAGAATGCTTTGGATGCCAACTGCTTTTGAATTGTTGCCAAACCTCCTCACAGCATGCTGCTGAATCATGTTTTCATGAATACCTCAGACTGCTGGCTGACCCCAGGTTCTACCTTTCTAAAAACTGTGGTCCCCACCCACAGgagagatggggaagagaacaTACAGTATTCCTTCACCAGCATAGACATAGCACAAGGGAGGATCTTTTGCTCCTGGAAAGGAAAGTGTAGAGGTTCACTTCTGTTAGTACAGGGTGTCTCTGTGACTGGGTATTTATGAGATTACCTAGCTAAATAGTTAAGAAATTGTCACTGTGGTTTGAGAAGAGGGTTCATGATAGAGCCTGTAGCAAATGCACTTCTAACACACACGGAAATGGCACGATAATCTTTTTCCTTACAACCACAGTTTAAGTAACATCCCTGGTAGGAAAATAGTTATGGTTTTGAGTAATCTGGAGCATGACTAGCATGACCAAGAATACATTTAGCTTCTCTATTTGCTTtgttaacctttttttttttctgtctgactcttccccttttttggttaaaataagaaaactttATTTATACTTAATGATAGCTACTGTAATAgatgattccttttttttctttgctgctacATTTTATAATGATGTTCAGGCACGGATTTACAAGGTATTCATTAGCACTTCTTCATGCTGCTCTTGTTCTGAGCCTGTGTtagaggagcagcagtgtgccaaccatttcctcttttctccatCACTGTCCCTGATGAAtatgcttattttatttataaaaacgAAAACTCCCTCAAAACCATGGAATTAAATACTGGAAGCAGGAATAAACTAAGAGCTAATCTGTTATCATTTATAGCCATTTTCATTGTATTACTTTTATTAGAGTTATGGCAGCAATCTCTCTAGTTTTACCATATATTGCTTGTGTCTCAGCTTTGCTATTTGCAATGATTCCTTCCAGATGATGATCACTGGGTAGTGGACACAGATTATGATACCTATGCTCTTCATTACTCCTGCCGTCAGCTGAATGAAGATGGTACTTGTGCTGATAGCTATTCCTTTGTGTTCTCCCGGGACCCCAAGGGATTGCctccagaagcacagaaaattgTCAGACAAAGGCAGAAGGACCTTTGCTTGGACAGAAAATACAGAGTTATTGTTCATAATGgtaagaacattttttttctgaagaatatTATTTCAGGGTTTGGTGACTAAAGTACTGGGAGTCAATTGCTCGTTAAATAGCAAATACATGAAGTCTTTTAGTTAGTGGCTGtaatactgtattttgaaaactgGAACTTGTAGTAAGTTATTGTAgtaagtttttcttctcttatctGGAGGAGAGCTGAGTTGTGTAGCTTTTTATGCGGCACATCACATCAGCTGAAACAATAATTAGAGGAAGTTGTAAAACAATTATATCAATGTAGTATGAGTAAACATAGTAAGGATAAACTTCATAGTTGCTGTAAAAAGAAGTTGTATCTTTGACCAGACCTTTGTCTTTCTCAACAAATTAGTTGTTGAAGAGAAtagaatatattttcaaaaaacTTCTTTGACAAATTCTTCGTAAAAGGATTTTAAGTAAAATCAGATGTCTTGGAAAGGGTACCTTATAGCAGACACTTTCTCACACATCCTCATGCCAAATGTTTCACAAAGGGTGGTGGAAGAGAGACACAGCCTTCATACTGGTAGTATGACTCTGTCTTGAATCACATAGTCAGGCTGAGCTTGCAACACAGGGAAGGATACAGATTAGCTCACTTCTGCTCAAATATattagaaaaggccaaatagTAATTTGTGCTACTTTAATCGATGATCCAGAAGAAAACTTAATATACTTACTGATAGAGATTACACCCAGAATGAGAAATagtgaagaatgaagaaaagagaTCATAATatttaagagaaacaaaatagtAGTGTACCCACCCCTACCTCTCCCCCTAGCATTCTGGAAGACATGATATCTACAGAAGCCTTGACTGGTGAACCAGCTGAATGTGAACTCGTATGAGACTCTTGTGCTTTATACCACAGGATATATATATGTTTCCTCAGGAAAGGATAATGAGGTTGAGTTAGAAGCTTCAAAGAATAGCAGAGAAAATTTGTAAAATGTTTCCTCCAGTGAGGGCTTCAAAGACCTTGATCTTTTCTCATCAGAAACAGGTTGAAGGCTGACCTGAGCAAAGTCTGTGCTTGCCCACACAAGCAGTGGGAATTGGATAATAAAGGACTTGCAAACATaagaataataaattaaaatagatGGAACTTTAAAATGGACACattcagagcagaaataaataGCCATTTGTTTAAGTCCAAAGGTCATTAACCTTTGGAACAGTTTACCAAGAGCTGTTGTATGTTCTTCATCACTGAAATCTGTAAATCAAGATTAAAGGCTTTTCTAAATGACATGTTAGAATAAACTGGGATTGACTGAAGGAACTTTTGTGTATTATAAAGAAAGTCAGAACAGATGAGCAGAGTCAGCTCTTGTGTCTCTATTACCTGTTCATCTGCTCTATAAACAAAAGAGTAATATATTGCCatgttgtaaagtaggtatgctgaTAACAGGGTGCCTGAAAGATCTGCTAAGGTGGGTGGTGTTTAGCATACTGATTAGTGATCTGGAAAAAGTGCTTGACAATGGAAACAAAACTTCTGTCTTGAATGAGAATTTGGAGACAGTATAAAAGACAGATGAGATTTAAGGCACTCAAGACTAAGAGACActataaatgcaaatgaaattgTCTTTTGTGAATGATATCCATGATTGCATATAGGGTAGGATAGAAAAGAAACCATGTTATTATATGAATTGATACTTTCTTGTTTTGCATGCCACATTCACTGcttatttcaaacaaaatacagtGAGAATAAAAATTTCTCaggatgagaaaacaaaataatgacataattagggatttttttgcattaaatataaGGTAGATATACAGATATTGTGTTATGCCTTTGAGACGTGTGTGCTATGGTGATTCCTTGCATTTCTGCCAAACCCAGAGAAAAAATATCCCACTGTAAAATCAGGATATTGGGTTAGTTCAAGTACCAGCCTAATTCAGCATGGTGGAATCTGTTTTATCTATTATTTCTACACTATACAAGGTTTGCAAGACTATAAATTTATCGCCAATCTTTGCAAGCataaactgagaagaaaagctCAGTATGCTGATTTATTCATAATTTGTGATATAACTTGGTCAAATATCTCAGAACTTCTATATAATTGAAtgcttggtggtttttttccctgcgGAATATAGAGCCAATagtgtaatttaaaaatgaaagttcaGAATGCCTTTTGAAAGTTCAGTCCTAAATGTTCTTTGACTTGCTAACCTCAAAGTTGATCATGACGCCTCTAGTTTGTTATGGAAAGAATCAAATCTGCCAACTTGCACCTAGTGCTGTGTTGTCAGCTATCCTGATTTATATTCAGATGTTAGGTGCTACTgtttgtaaatgaaaaatagcagCCTGGGTCCTTAATGCTGTCTGCTTTTTATTGAGTTTATCTTTATGAGCCCAGCACCAAAGATTAAATGAAAGTTAAAGCCAgcaatttgcattttttccttacTGTAATCAGGACCTGTAATTACCATAGTGTTAGTTGATTCTGAATTATCCACTATCATTAAGCCAAAGTTTCTGCAAAGCAAGAACATTTGGGAATGAGAGAATGATTGTGAGCCAAACTGAAAAAACCTTTACTGAAAATTTATATCAGAAACTCTTATAAAATTCCCTGAATTCCTTAGGAAGCCCTGGTACTTTAGTTTTCATTCTGCTATTAAAAGCTACAGAATTAGTAGCAGAAAAAGCCAATTTCAGTTGTCTGTACTGACCTGCATTCAATTGTTACTGTGGTAAAATTCTGACTGAAATTCATAGATGCTGCAAGAATAGGCTTGTACCTGTTTCTAACTGTGCATATTCAATGTCTTGACACTAAtttctttccccacccccaagatttttcattagctttttaaattaatgctGTACTCAAAGAACTGAAGTTCCCCCAAAAATCAAGTAGCTGTACAAAACTTACCTtgatgggagaaaaaaatccaaaatatctATTCTTTGTATAGTGGCTAAGGCAGAAGCTTAGGAAATGGCGAGTAGTTTGTAACTTGCATTGCATTTCTGATGGTAGCTCCGTTTGAAATATGGATCCAGCTCTGATACACTTAGTGTCTCAGAAGAATAGCTTAGGTTGCTCTGAGTTATACAAATACGAGTGTGGGTATCACAGTGGGACTACTTGTAAACACAATACAAAGTCATATCAGTAGAGCTGTAAGCTGAATTTGCTGTTAGCATTTGGTAGAAGCAAAAATTGTGAATTAAAGTATGGCATATTACCTCAGCTAATTTACTATTGCCTTTAGGAGTTTTGGAGGTCAGGAGAGTCTTACTTTGTTTACTCTTTATTAATtcttaaattaataatttttaaaaggcaaataattTGAAGCTTgctaaagtaaataaataactttttcaTCACTGATCTATCCAGTCCCTTGTTTGCCAGAGTATTAAAATGCTCAGGACAGTTGTAATAGATTGGGAGAATTCCTGGTTTGTTCCAAGTTGGAAATTCTTTAGAATTACAAACTGCAGAGCAAGGTATTGACATTAGCATTACAAGTAACACCATGCTGAATTCAAgagcattttaaagaaagtagatatgcatgcattttaaaattggTGAAAGTTggtatattttaattttgtctaGTGAGGCTGAGAACcaaaagtttctttctttttttttttttttcttcaggatttTGCTCTTAAGGAGATCCAAAACTATGGAAAGAAACCATGTAACAACACCATGGATGTAAAGTTCACATGTTGATTGGGTGGTCTCTTCATAACCTTTTAAACAGCTTAATTTAGATTTTGAGTATATTTATCTGAGCTGTGTAGCTCA from Lathamus discolor isolate bLatDis1 chromosome 3, bLatDis1.hap1, whole genome shotgun sequence encodes the following:
- the RBP4 gene encoding retinol-binding protein 4; translated protein: MAHTERALSWLLLLALALLGSSTAQRDCRVSSFKVKENFDKNRYSGIWYAMAKKDPEGLFLQDNVVADFTIDENGQMTATAKGRVRLFNNWDVCADMIGSFTDTEDPAKFKMKYWGVASFLQKGNDDHWVVDTDYDTYALHYSCRQLNEDGTCADSYSFVFSRDPKGLPPEAQKIVRQRQKDLCLDRKYRVIVHNGFCS